The following are encoded in a window of Rosa chinensis cultivar Old Blush chromosome 4, RchiOBHm-V2, whole genome shotgun sequence genomic DNA:
- the LOC112198438 gene encoding 65-kDa microtubule-associated protein 6 — MLALGSPTISFRASSGCNHLLKELQQIWNDIGESAADQDRMLLELERECLEVYRRKVDEAANTKARLHQSVAAKEAELATLMATLGELNIDSPIRREKRSSSLKEKLASVAPLLDNLKMKKEARMKQFSDIRTQIEKISEEISGYDNLNSSLISSLTLDEHDLSSRKLTEYQAHLHTLQKEKSDRLQKVLEYINEVHSLCGVLGLDFGKTVSEVDPSLQRTNSEQSTNISNSTLEGLEQTILKLKTERKARIQKLKDVVASLYELWNLMDSSKEEMNKFSRITYILGNAEPEITHPGLLSTDVIEQASAEVERLTELKASRMKELVMKRRSELEEICSMTHIEPDTNTAAEKSSALIDSGLVDPSELLANIEAQILKVKEEALSRKEITDRIDRWLFACEEENWLEDYNQDDSRYSAGRGVHINLKRAERARVTVNKIPAIVDNLINKTLAWENERKALFLYDGVRLVSILEDYKVSRRQKEEEKKRSRDQKKIQDLLLTEKEAMYGSRPSPRKSNSFRKPNGYRANGNGSMTPTPRRNSVGSGTPELLTPRSYSGRQNGYFKEMRRLSTAPLNFVAISKEDTMSYATSACGSVLGSPPRD, encoded by the exons ATGCTAGCTCTTGGGAGTCCCACTATCAGCTTCAGAGCAAGCAGTGGCTGCAATCATTTGCTCAAAGAGCTTCAg caaatATGGAATGACATTGGTGAGAGCGCGGCAGACCAAGACCGCATGTTGTTGGAGTTGGAAAGGGAATGCTTAGAAGTTTACAGGAGGAAGGTTGATGAAGCTGCCAATACCAAGGCACGCCTTCATCAGTCCGTTGCAGCAAAAGAAGCTGAGCTCGCCACTCTCATGGCTACTCTGGGGGAACTCAATATTGATTCACCG ATACGGAGAGAAAAGAGATCAAGTTCTTTGAAAGAGAAACTCGCATCTGTTGCACCACTGCTAGACAATctaaaaatgaagaaagaggCACGAATGAAGCAATTTTCAGATATAAGGACACAAATTGAGAAGATCAGCGAGGAAATATCTGGTTACGATAATCTCAACAGTTCTTTGATCAGTTCATTAACCCTTGATGAGCATGACTTGTCATCGAGGAAGCTAACTGAATATCAAGCACATCTGCACACCCTTCAAAAGGAGAAG TCCGACCGCCTTCAGAAGGTTTTGGAATATATCAATGAGGTTCATTCTCTTTGCGGTGTGCTTGGCTTGGATTTTGGTAAGACTGTAAGTGAAGTGGATCCTAGCTTGCAGAGGACAAACTCAGAACAGTCCACGAACATCAGCAATAGCACATTGGAGGGTCTAGAGCAGACCATTCTCAAGTTGAAAACCGAAAGAAAAGCTCGAATCCAGAAG CTAAAAGATGTCGTAGCATCCCTCTATGAACTTTGGAATTTGATGGACTcttcaaaagaagaaatgaataaATTTTCAAGGATTACTTACATTCTTGGAAATGCAGAACCAGAAATTACACATCCTGGCTTACTTTCAACAGATGTTATTGAACAG GCATCGGCAGAAGTGGAGAGACTCACTGAATTGAAAGCAAGTAGAATGAAAGAGCTCGTTATGAAAAGGAGGTCTGAATTAGAGGAAATATGCAGCATGACTCACATTGAACCTGATACCAACACAGCTGCTGAGAAATCAAGTGCATTGATAGATTCTG GTCTAGTAGATCCGTCCGAACTTCTGGCAAACATAGAAGCACAGATACTCAAAGTTAAAGAAGAAGCTCTAAGTCGAAAAGAAATTACGGATAGGATAGACCGGTGGCTATTTGCTTGTGAAGAGGAAAATTGGCTCGAAGACTACAATCAA GATGACAGTCGGTACAGTGCTGGGAGAGGGGTTCACATTAACCTTAAACGTGCAGAACGTGCTCGAGTGACTGTAAACAAAATTCCAG CAATTGTTGACAATTTGATAAACAAAACGCTGGCCTGGGAAAACGAGAGAAAGGCATTATTTCTTTATGATGGG GTACGCTTGGTGTCAATACTAGAGGATTACAAGGTGAGCAGGCGGCAGAAGGAAGAGGAGAAGAAGCGATCTAGG GACCAAAAGAAGATCCAAGATCTTCTCCTCACAGAGAAAGAGGCCATGTATGGGTCTAGACCTAGTCCTAGAAAAAGTAATAGCTTCAGAAAACCAAATGGATATCGTGCAAATGGAAATGGATCCATGACTCCTACCCCTCGTCGGAACTCAGTTGGCAGCGGCACTCCGGAGCTCTTAACACCCCGATCTTACTCAGGGCGCCAAAATGGATATTTCAAGGAAATGAGACGATTGTCTACCGCACCACTGAACTTTGTGGCCATATCAAAAGAAGATACAATGTCATATGCTACATCTGCTTGTGGTTCAGTGTTAGGCTCCCCCCCTCGCGATTAA
- the LOC112198439 gene encoding IAA-alanine resistance protein 1: protein MELRKRRMLSVVAALVLGLCLDLSLVCASGEAHVHTHHCNHGHDDHDHHGHGHQGQSLVGSKLLPEELAEEEDMKLYGFGFQHDHEHFGALQLSVTGLWIHSLGCSFLVSMASLICLIILPVIFVQGKPSKAVVDSLALFGAGAMLGDAFLHQLPHAFGGGHSHDDHVGHDHHDHSEHEHSHAHSLEDLSVGIAVLAGIVLFLLVEKMVRYVEEHSGGTNALGHGHHHHHHSKKLMDDNDSHDDLTSESSTGKDGRKPNVSSEGKVESEVLNDSLKENSHLDSQLRKRNTATGDRDNKQDVHAAEDSSHDTKSLDVEPTRSPNNLVFGYLNLFSDGVHNFTDGMALGSAFLLHGTVGGWSRTLFLLAHEIPQEVGDFGILVRSGFSVSKALFFNFLSALVALVGTAMALLVGQDPGQSSLMEGFTAGGFIYIAVAGVLAEMNNNGNSSLKSTAMQLTSLILGMSVALCISLYE, encoded by the exons ATGGAGTTGCGTAAGAGACGTATGttgtctgttgttgctgcttTGGTTCTTGGGCTGTGTTTGGATCTGAGCTTGGTTTGTGCATCTGGGGAggctcatgttcacacccaccACTGTAATCATGGCCATGATGACCATGACCATCATGGCCATGGTCACCAAGGCCAGAGCTTGGTGGGGTCGAAGCTTCTTCCGGAGGAattggcggaggaggaggatatGAAGTTGTATGGATTTGGGTTTCAACATGACCATGAGCATTTTGGTGCTTTGCAGCTCTCGGTGACTG gTCTTTGGATTCATTCATTGGGATGCTCGTTTTTGGTCAGCATGGCTTCCCTCATTTGCCTGATTATCTTGCCAGTAATATTCG TGCAGGGGAAACCATCCAAGGCAGTTGTTGATTCGTTGGCTTTATTTGGG GCTGGAGCTATGTTAGGGGATGCTTTCCTTCATCAATTACCACATGCTTTTG GTGGAGGGCACTCACATGACGACCATGTAGGCCATGATCATCACGATCATAGTGAACATGAGCATTCACATGCACATTCTTTGGAAGATCTTTCTGTAGGAATTGCTGTCCTGG CGGGAATTGTATTGTTTCTTCTGGTAGAAAAGATGGTGAGGTATGTTGAGGAACACTCTGGAGGAACTAATGCATTGGGTCATGGtcatcatcaccaccatcaCAGCAAGAAATTGATGGATGACAACGATTCTCATGATGACTTGACATCAGAATCTTCCACTGGAAAAGATGGACGGAAGCCAAATGTGTCATCTGAAGGAAAAGTGGAAAGTGAAGTTTTAAATGATTCTTTGAAGGAAAATTCTCATCTTGATTCTCAATTGCGTAAG AGAAACACTGCCACAGGTGATAGGGATAATAAACAAGATGTTCATGCTGCAGAAGACTCGAGTCATGATACTAAATCGTTAGATGTAGAACCTACACGATCACCCAACAATCTTGTGTTTGGTTATCTCAATCTCTTCTCTGACGGTGTT CACAATTTCACAGATGGGATGGCTTTAGGAAGTGCTTTCCTGCTTCATGGTACTGTTGGTGGGTGGTCTAGAACTCTATTCTTGCTTGCGCATGAGATTCCTCAAGAG GTTGGTGATTTTGGTATTCTGGTGAGGTCTGGTTTCAGTGTATCTAAAGCTCTCTTTTTCAATTTCCTCTCAGCACTTGTGGCCCTCGTTGGAACTGCAATG GCTCTGCTTGTTGGACAAGATCCGGGACAGTCATCTTTGATGGAG GGTTTTACAGCTGGTGGATTTATATACATTGCGGTTGCTGGAGTGCTTGCAGAAATGAATAACAATGGCAATTCATCATTGAAAAGCACAGCGATGCAATTAACTTCGTTGATACTCGGCATGTCAGTTGCTCTATGTATTTCACTTTATGAATGA
- the LOC112198443 gene encoding uncharacterized protein LOC112198443 isoform X2 translates to MNNNNNISMGFSCGSHYYDGEEPEVPLINETKRCAAMDVQVHNELHEGEVELIDFEFWPIEHPSEPPDEDHPLKCPMPDSSVINDGGTGRVSESNYNSSMPRKRTEVSSAAFMDEMVDQPPVPVRAVRKRHHTLTRGGGDHIISPLRRMPPHPPRPLPAQSITVFQMLQQLDKS, encoded by the exons ATGAACAATAATAATAACATATCTATGGGATTTTCATGTGGAAGTCATTATTAT gatggagaagaacctgaagttcctctGATAAATGAAACAAAGAGGTGTGCTGCTATGGATGTTCAAGTTCATAATGAGCTTCATGAAGGTGAAGTAGAACTAATCGACTTTGAATTCTGGCCCATTGAACATCCTTCAGAGCCGCCCGATGAGGATCACCCTCTGAAATGCCCAATGCCGGACTCTTCTGTCATCAAT GATGGAGGAACAGGAAGGGTTTCTGAGAGCAACTATAACAGCTCAATGCCGCGTAAGAGAACAGAAGTTTCTTCTGCTGCTTTTATGGATGAGATGGTAGATCAGCCTCCTGTTCCGGTTCGAGCAGTGCGGAAGAGGCATCACACTCTCACCCGCGGCGGGGGTGACCATATCATATCCCCTCTGAGGAGAATGCCGCCCCATCCGCCTCGCCCTCTACCGGCTCAGAGCATCACCGTCTTTCAAATGCTTCAGCAGCTGGACAAGTCTTGA
- the LOC112198443 gene encoding uncharacterized protein LOC112198443 isoform X1 codes for MNNNNNISMGFSCGSHYYDGEEPEVPLINETKRCAAMDVQVHNELHEGEVELIDFEFWPIEHPSEPPDEDHPLKCPMPDSSVINIDIVSCKINLQDGGTGRVSESNYNSSMPRKRTEVSSAAFMDEMVDQPPVPVRAVRKRHHTLTRGGGDHIISPLRRMPPHPPRPLPAQSITVFQMLQQLDKS; via the exons ATGAACAATAATAATAACATATCTATGGGATTTTCATGTGGAAGTCATTATTAT gatggagaagaacctgaagttcctctGATAAATGAAACAAAGAGGTGTGCTGCTATGGATGTTCAAGTTCATAATGAGCTTCATGAAGGTGAAGTAGAACTAATCGACTTTGAATTCTGGCCCATTGAACATCCTTCAGAGCCGCCCGATGAGGATCACCCTCTGAAATGCCCAATGCCGGACTCTTCTGTCATCAAT ATTGATATAGTCTCATGTAAAATAAATTTACAGGATGGAGGAACAGGAAGGGTTTCTGAGAGCAACTATAACAGCTCAATGCCGCGTAAGAGAACAGAAGTTTCTTCTGCTGCTTTTATGGATGAGATGGTAGATCAGCCTCCTGTTCCGGTTCGAGCAGTGCGGAAGAGGCATCACACTCTCACCCGCGGCGGGGGTGACCATATCATATCCCCTCTGAGGAGAATGCCGCCCCATCCGCCTCGCCCTCTACCGGCTCAGAGCATCACCGTCTTTCAAATGCTTCAGCAGCTGGACAAGTCTTGA
- the LOC112198440 gene encoding putative clathrin assembly protein At1g25240, with translation MKLWKKAAGLVKDRNSIWAASISRRTSFRNPDLESIIIKSTSHDEAHVDYKNFHRVYQWVRTSPTYVKPLLWAVSSRMDKTRSWVVALKGLMLMHGVFCCKIPAVQRIGRLPFDLSNFTDGHSKASKTWAYNAFVRAYFTYLDHRSAFLHETASSAVAFRKQQQLGRLQAGGLDIQSPEEEPPLKEELGKLRKWQALMDMLLQIRPNPGTAKVYLVFEAMICILTEIFDVYSRICKGIARTLMRIYAAPGKEEAQIALEVVQKAAIQGEELEMYLEFCRDLGALGSSECPKVEHIPEEDIIDLERIIHEVSDDAGKEKRKENQNNCMEIVAIESGGDDLLMFGDDHGQQTTTKNKQKVFKTIITDKWEVFPDDDMISWVSTGYNDASAATADYKNPFASSSNLMPYVAPTHNQALPDLISL, from the coding sequence ATGAAACTCTGGAAAAAAGCTGCCGGGCTTGTCAAGGACCGTAACAGCATCTGGGCCGCCAGCATTTCCCGCCGGACTTCTTTCCGCAACCCCGACCTagaatccatcatcatcaagtCCACCAGCCACGACGAGGCTCACGTCGACTATAAGAATTTCCACCGCGTCTACCAATGGGTACGCACCTCTCCTACGTACGTAAAGCCATTATTGTGGGCTGTCTCTTCCAGAATGGACAAGACCAGGTCCTGGGTGGTGGCGCTCAAGGGTTTGATGCTCATGCACGGCGTCTTCTGCTGCAAGATCCCCGCCGTGCAGAGGATCGGACGGCTGCCGTTTGATCTATCCAACTTTACGGACGGCCACTCCAAGGCGAGCAAGACATGGGCCTACAACGCCTTCGTGCGGGCGTATTTTACCTATTTGGACCACAGATCCGCTTTCCTGCATGAAACGGCGTCGTCGGCTGTGGCGTTTAGGAAACAGCAACAGCTGGGGAGATTACAAGCCGGCGGTCTTGACATTCAGTCTCCGGAGGAGGAGCCTCCGTTGAAGGAGGAGCTCGGGAAGCTTCGGAAATGGCAGGCATTGATGGACATGTTGCTACAGATCAGGCCCAACCCCGGCACGGCAAAGGTGTATCTGGTTTTCGAAGCCATGATCTGCATTTTGACCGAGATCTTCGACGTCTACAGCAGAATTTGCAAGGGTATTGCTAGAACTCTGATGAGGATTTACGCGGCGCCGGGCAAAGAAGAGGCGCAAATAGCTCTCGAGGTGGTTCAGAAGGCGGCGATTCAAGGAGAGGAGCTCGAAATGTACCTTGAGTTCTGCAGGGATTTGGGTGCTCTTGGCTCTTCGGAGTGCCCTAAAGTGGAGCACATCCCGGAGGAAGATATTATAGACCTAGAAAGAATAATACACGAAGTTAGTGATGATGCGGGAAAGGAAAAGAGGAAGGAGAACCAAAACAACTGCATGGAGATTGTGGCGATAGAAAGCGGTGGTGATGATTTGTTAATGTTTGGTGATGATCATGGTCAGCAGACGACGACGAAAAATAAGCAGAAGGTGTTCAAGACTATAATCACAGACAAGTGGGAGGTGTTTCCTGATGACGATATGATCAGCTGGGTGAGTACTGGTTACAATGATGCCAGTGCTGCAACTGCAGATTATAAAAACCCTTTTGCATCCTCTTCTAATCTGATGCCTTATGTTGCACCTACACATAACCAAGCTCTTCCGGATTTGATTAGTTTATAA
- the LOC112198442 gene encoding repressor of RNA polymerase III transcription MAF1 homolog, with protein sequence MKYLEYTPLERLNDFFSHLNLGERTIKGCLEAYSCKHTGSDKKLSLSLENEILDYIGKSSDTDSSSPAEFLLSRSSRKTLIYLVLTLYHLYPDYDFSAINAHQFFTEETWDSFKQIFDTYMVEASKEWTETNEGSSLLDTLYKALDEVVGLADCEVYGYNPDPDADPFPERGAVWSFNIFFYNRKLKRVVSFRICCLSNLVTDGFIMDDLRYEEDGEIFDVMDM encoded by the exons ATGAAGTACTTAGAATACACACCCTTGGAGCG ATTAAATGATTTCTTTAGTCATTTAAATCTTGGAGAGAGAACCATTAAGGGATGTCTTGAAGCTTACTCTT GTAAACACACGGGATCGGATAAGAAACTGTCTCTGAGTTTGGAGAATGAG ATTCTTGACTATATCGGAAAATCTTCTGACACCGACTCTTCCTCACCTGCTGAGTTCCTTCTGAGCAGATCCAG CCGGAAGACATTGATTTACCTGGTCTTGACCCTCTATCACTTGTATCCGGACTATGACTTCAG TGCCATCAATGCTCACCAGTTCTTCACAGAGGAAACCTGGGACAGTTTTAAGCAGATTTTTGATACCTATATGGTGGAAGCATCAAAG gaatggaCAGAGACCAATGAGGGTAGTTCCCTGCTGGATACCTTGTACAAGGCTTTGGATGAG GTTGTTGGATTAGCAGATTGCGAAGTTTATGGTTACAATCCTGATCCTGATGCTGATCCGTTTCCGGAAAGAGGAGCTGT ATGGTCATTCAATATCTTTTTCTACAATAGAAAACTGAAAAGGGTTGTGAGTTTCCGTATCTGCTGTTTAAG TAACTTGGTGACTGATGGGTTTATAATGGATGATCTCCGTTATGAAGAAGATGGAGAAATTTTTGATGTCATGGATATGTGA
- the LOC112199640 gene encoding uncharacterized protein LOC112199640, with the protein MGNYISCTLATPLIKSTKAARVVFPTGEVRQFREPIKAAELMLESPNTFLANSRSLHIGRRFSALAADEELEFGNVYIMFPMRRLSSIVTAADMTIFFIAANSAAKRISGGKVRILPEAQAVQNDEEEEKSQSGDGEGQGPARLSLDGVEGLQVAEFQYRLAACRSRKPMLETIKEELIFSR; encoded by the coding sequence ATGGGGAACTACATCTCATGCACTCTAGCCACGCCTCTCATCAAGAGCACCAAGGCGGCGCGTGTGGTCTTTCCTACCGGCGAAGTAAGGCAGTTCCGTGAACCGATCAAGGCCGCAGAGCTCATGCTGGAGTCGCCGAACACGTTCCTAGCCAACTCCAGGTCTCTCCACATCGGCAGGCGATTCTCCGCCCTCGCCGCCGACGAGGAGCTCGAGTTCGGCAACGTCTACATCATGTTCCCGATGCGGCGGCTCAGCTCCATCGTCACCGCTGCCGACATGACCATCTTTTTCATCGCGGCCAACTCCGCTGCCAAGCGGATTTCCGGCGGGAAGGTCAGGATCTTGCCTGAGGCTCAAGCAGTCCAAAAcgacgaggaggaggagaaaagtCAAAGCGGTGACGGAGAAGGTCAAGGTCCGGCGAGGCTGAGCCTGGACGGAGTTGAGGGTTTGCAAGTGGCGGAGTTCCAGTATAGATTAGCTGCGTGTAGGTCAAGGAAGCCAATGTTGGAGACGATCAAAGAGGAGCTGATTTTCTCAAGATAG
- the LOC112200324 gene encoding LOW QUALITY PROTEIN: GDSL esterase/lipase 6-like (The sequence of the model RefSeq protein was modified relative to this genomic sequence to represent the inferred CDS: deleted 2 bases in 2 codons) has translation MEISESLLVDDSDKIKAIEDVQVPEWKEQHRHRTGGQRRVGVPVLQYYPQAESDDSSLISNAVCGIFTFGDSIFDAGNNHFNKNCTVQADFPPYGSSFFHYPTGRFTNGRTVADFISQFIGIPLQKPYYEVQIEAMTGSRKGYPSNGLNFASAGSGVLQGTNKNLGVTSFQEQLQQFQTLVEQNHIDKTLVQKSFFFFESGSNDIFNYFLPLFAPPTLDPDAYVQAMLTQVTKFIDQIYMLGTRRIALFSLGPVGCVPARALLPGAPINRCFGKMNLMVKKYNKGRLECLVNDMPIKYPGVVGVYGETYDIVQRFRAIPTRYHFSDVSSACCGGGTIGGLLQCGKEGYKTCANPNEFLFWDYFHPSEHAYRLISKALWGGKKYRIRPLNLKALANITLTGV, from the exons ATGGAAATATCTGAGTCATTGCTGGTCGACGATTCAGACAAAATTAAGGCCATTGAGGACGTCCAAGTGCCGGAATGGAAGGAGCAGCACCGTCATAGGACTGGTGGTCAGCGTCGTGTTGGGGTCCCTGTTCTGCAATATTACCCACAAGCTGAATCTGACG ATTCATCTCTGATATCCAATGCTGTTTGTGGGATCTTCACTTTCGGAGACTCCATCTTCGACGCTGGAAACAATCACTTCAACAAGAACTGCACTGTTCAAGCAGATTTCCCACCGTATGGCTCAAGCTTCTTCCACTACCCAACTGGCAGGTTCACTAATGGCAGAACTGTTGCTGATTTCATCT CACAATTCATCGGCATTCCTCTCCAAAAACCATATTATGAGGTACAAATTGAAGCTATGACTGGAAGCCGGAAAGGTTATCCTTCCAATGGCCTTAACTTTGCTAGTGCCGGCAGTGGTGTTTTGCaaggaacaaataaaaatttg GGAGTCACCTCATTCCAAGAACAATTACAACAATTCCAGACACTAGTGGAGCAAAACCACATTGACAAAACTCTAGTTCAgaaatccttcttcttcttcgagtCTGGTTCCAACGACATCTTCAACTACTTTCTTCCATTA TTTGCTCCCCCAACACTAGACCCGGATGCCTATGTCCAAGCCATGCTAACGCAAGTCACAAAATTCATAGACCAAATCTACATGCTTGGCACTCGCCGAATTGCTTTGTTTTCACTAGGGCCTGTTGGCTGTGTTCCAGCCAGGGCACTCCTGCCAGGTGCACCCATTAATCGATGTTTTGGAAAGATGAACTTGATGGTTAAGAAGTACAACAAGGGACGT CTGGAATGTTTGGTCAATGATATGCCTATCAAGTACCCCGGGGTGGTGGGTGTTTATGGAGAAACCTATGACATTGTTCAGCGATTTCGAGCCATTCCTACACGTTACC ATTTTTCGGACGTATCGAGCGCATGTTGCGGCGGAGGTACTATAGGAGGATTGCTGCAATGTGGGAAGGAGGGATACAAGACATGTGCAAACCCTAATGAGTTCTTATTCTGGGATTACTTCCATCCATCAGAGCATGCTTACAGGCTCATATCCAAGGCCTTGTGGGGTGGAAAGAAATATCGAATTAGACCACTTAATTTGAAGGCTCTAGCCAACATCACCCTCACTGGTGTTTGA